The nucleotide sequence TTATTTATGAGTTTTTTACGATTTATCAATTTAATACTTCTAAACTTATTCACGTTCCTATATtatcctaattttttttgtattatTTTCTTTGCCTCTGTTCGCTTGTTTGCAAAACATTTGCACGTCACTAGTCATACCGCTTTCACTATGTCGGTGGTCAAATCATCAATCCATATATATATTCGACTATACAATCACAAATAAACTCAACCAATAGAGCATGGTCTCTTTTTCCTTTAGGACATCGACATCTCAACATTAAAATTGGACTAAGCTCCCACATTATAGGGCCTCCATGGAACCGTGGGATTACGAAAACATGGAAATAGGAAAGCACATAATAATAATGCAAGAATTTTGAGATTAAATGGTTGCTTCATTGGAAGAAAACGCATGTATGCTGCATTCAAAATTGAAGTGAACTTCTCCATGAGATGTTGGTTTGCTTGAGAACTACTAGGAAAAATTTCAAAGCTGTGATTTTCTTTTGGTGTAATCCAAGTATCGAAAGtgtatgaatttttttatttttattttttctttggcTTAGGACTGCAATCCACCATTGTTCCCGCAAAAATCCTTATTGGTTTTTTAGGTTGGTTGAACTTGGAGTCTCAAAAGTGAAACAAAATTACTAAAACACTAGTAGCATTATTTAACTCTATGGGCTGGTATTGACTATTATGCGGCTGCAAATCAACTATAGCAAACTAGCTAATCAGTACTACATTAATTAATTATTGCAACTGTAGCTAGCAACACTGCATCCATCAGCTAGGTAGCATGGGTAGCCATCTCAGCCCCATCAGCACTCACCATGGAAAAAGCAAAAGTGTGTAAATAAAGGAAAACAACAACAAGATGATGTGCTCTCCCTCCTCCAAATCGCCAcaagctagagagagagagagacccttcTCTCTCATCTCTTGGTTGTGCTGCTACCTGGctctctctcctttttctctcTCCTCTTGGGTAGCTCTCGCTCCCTCTCAAAGCAGTCAAGAGCTAGACCCTCCTGTCTCCTCTAGCTTCCATTCCATTCCTTTCCTTGGTACTAGTACTCTGATTCCCTTTGATTTCCCCAGCTGCCGCAGCTGCCAAGTCTCTTCCTCCCACTATCTCTTCTCTCCAACCtccagcccagccagccgcccAAACACCTCTCTCCTCTCCCAACAACTCTCTCTAAAAGTCTAGATCGCCGGCCATGATCTTCCCTCCTGCCTTCCTCGATTCATCAAGCTGCTGGAATACCAACCATAACCAGCTTCAGGTATGCATCCTTGCGGTCAATTAGTTGGTGTCTCAAGATTTTGTTCACacaagaaaaaaaaatgagagagaatatGTTCTAGCTAAGCTAGGGTTTGCTGATGGCAGATATACATCCTCTGCTGATTGCTGCACTATGTATCTTGGAATATACTCCATATACACATCTTGGCTGATGCTTAATTCCTGACCACTTAATTTGCAGCTGCAGCAAATCGGCTGTAACACTCATGTCACTACTACTCCTTCACCTGCTGGTCATGGAGACGGAGgaggcagcaacaacaacaatcatGGTCAGCAGGAAGGATTAATGGCCACGGCTGGggctggaggaggtggtggtgaggGCGGCGGTGGGGATGGTGACAGCGCTGGCGGCGGGAACAACAAGCCGATGTCGATGTCGGAGCGGGCGCGGCTGGCGCGGGTGCCGCAGCCGGAGCCGGGGCTCAACTGCCCACGCTGCGACTCCACCAACACCAAGTTCTGCTACTTCAACAACTACTCCCTCACCCAGCCCCGCCACTTCTGCCGGGCCTGCCGTCGCTACTGGACCCGCGGCGGCGCGCTCCGCAACGTCCCCGTCGGCGGCGGGTACCGTCGCCACGCCAAGCGCAGCGCCAAGCCCAAGGCCGGGTCGGCTGGATCCGGATCCGCCGCGGCAGGGACGTCGTCTGCGACGTCGACGACGCCCAGCACCACTGCTTGCACCACCGGCACTGCCACTGCGCCGCCCGCTCTGCAGTACTCCATGTTCGGCAGCGCGCCGCCGCACGGCAGTCGGTTCGCCAATAGCTTCGACCCGGCGAGCCTGGGCCTCAGCTTCCCCGCCAGGCTGCTCTTCCCCGACAGTGGCGCCTACGCGGCCGACGGTGGCGCccagcagcagcaccaccaccaccaggggaACGGGAACGGCATGGAGCAGTGGGCGGCTGCGCAGATGCAGAGCTTCCCGTTCCTGCACGCCATGGATCACCAGATGTCCGGGAATCAGCCGCCGGCTTCAGCAATGCCCACCAcaatggcggcgatgcagggcatgTTCCACCTAGGGCtacagagcggcggcggcggcggcaatggcGATGATGGAGGAAACCAGCAATTCCACCACCCGCCGGCCAAGAGGGActaccaccagcagcagcagcaggattaCCCAAGCAGCAGGGGCATGTACGGGGACGTGGTCAATGGCAATGGCGGCGGCTTCAATTTCTATTCCAGCACTAGCAATGCAGCTGGTAATTAGCTAGCTAGATCTAGCTAGCTTTGTTCTTCCAAGCCTAGATTGATGCATGGTGAAATGGGGCTGGGGATGTATAAAATCTTCATCACTGCAATATGTGTTACAAGAACTCGATCGATCTCGTCGATCGAGATCTCTAAGGAGGGGGGATATCAATGCATACACAAGAATGTTAACCTTTTATCTGTTAAGTGTTTGATCACTATGGCCTTAATTTGTAGTACTATGTTTACTTGTTTAATATACTTAGCACCTAAGTGTAGTGTCTGTTAGTAGCCCTACATATGCATGCTCTTTGGGATCTTTCCCATTGAGTTTTATTACATTTTATCATGCATTTAATTTGTGGGTATGTACCAATGTCCCACTTTTACATTGTGCTAGTTTCATTAAACTCTTGATGATTTATATATCAGGTTCGTCTCTTTGTATCTGATCTACTTCGCGTGAAGGTTTTTCATAACGGTTTTACTGAGTCTCGGATGCTGAGAACTGTCAATATGACTGTGAGATGCGTGAGAAATTTAACCTTTTTTGGCTATGAGAATAAACAATGCATCTTTTTTTTCTGCACTAGATGAACAAAATACTACAACGCAATGACTATGTTCTTAAATTTGTATGAACAATTTTGTAAAACaggttgaaacttaagaaaatctCAGTTGACTATCGACCATCGTCTTAGATGTGGCCTTTCCATTTTCAATTTCGTGGGCTGGTTTGTTGCAATCAAAAGTTGTACTCCGTTAAGGTGAGGTTCATTGTTTTGTCTGAAAATGCACAAGGCATACACATACACTTATGTATTCAGTCATGCAAGTTATTCTGATGTGTCATGTCGTTGTTGGATGTATCATGTATatgctaagagcatctctaacTGATCTCTTTAAATTTAGAGGAGGATATGGCCGAGTATCCTTTAGTGGAAGATATTTGCTCCTCTAAACAAGTGCTATCTCTAACTGATCTACTGAATTTAACAGAGTAAAAAAAAATTCAACACAAATTCGATGCAAATTTAGACTAGATTCAAACTTGATACCATACAAAGTTGATTCCAAATAGAAATATATAACTGTTTTACATAAACTAAATGAAATTTATAATAGGATTGCATAAAAACTAACTAAACTACTCACTATTAGTCTCGTTCACAATCCTTTCCCACACTGATTCGATGAGCCCTCCGATGAGACGGCCATGTCCCTCGTCGCTAGCACCGCCCTCATTGCTGTTGGAGTCACTGGGGAGGTCGATGACCTCTGTCATCCCGGCCCCATACTACTTGTACTGCCAGTGCTCCGCCAAGACGCGCTCCGGGCAGTAGCCACGAGCTCCACCATGTAAGTCTCGCCAGCTTGCTCCACCTTGAGACACTCGCAGGCGTAACGATCTTCCGACATGTCCCGTCAGGTAGCCACCTGGGGGTTGACCGGCTCCAACCGCGGTAGGCCGTGGGAGAAGTTGCATCGGGCCGCGGCGCCGTGGGGATGGACCGACTTGATGTCATATGTGAGTACCACCTGCACCGCAGAATGGAAGGAGCCAAGAAAATGCCGTTTGCCGGTGTCACAGTTGTATATCTCTGCGACCCATGTCCCCCACTGGCGCTACCACACGCTAATGTAATTTAGTGGTTGTGGCTGCGAAGGCGGCAGGTCGGGGAGGCAGGATGTGCCGACACAGCGACGCTCATGGCGACGTGGATCCACGGGCCGAGCGCTGGCGATGGGCGGCGGGGAGTGGTAGCGGGTGGATCCGGCCATTTTCGGTGGCGGGCCAGTGGCTGAGTGAATGTGGGTGATGGTGGGGGCGCGGCGGCGTGGATTGGATGGCAGGGCTGGTAGGAGGTGAGCGAAGTGGGGTGGAGGATTTTTACTCCACAGCCGCTCGGCTGAGTACATTTAAAAGTCTTGGGCTGCTCAGAGTAAAACAAAATTCCTCCCCTAATGGATTTTGGGGTTCGGTCAGTTCCCGGTTAGAGGAGAAAAAACAGATTTAACCTACTCTAAC is from Triticum aestivum cultivar Chinese Spring chromosome 3A, IWGSC CS RefSeq v2.1, whole genome shotgun sequence and encodes:
- the LOC123063716 gene encoding dof zinc finger protein DOF5.3 codes for the protein MIFPPAFLDSSSCWNTNHNQLQLQQIGCNTHVTTTPSPAGHGDGGGSNNNNHGQQEGLMATAGAGGGGGEGGGGDGDSAGGGNNKPMSMSERARLARVPQPEPGLNCPRCDSTNTKFCYFNNYSLTQPRHFCRACRRYWTRGGALRNVPVGGGYRRHAKRSAKPKAGSAGSGSAAAGTSSATSTTPSTTACTTGTATAPPALQYSMFGSAPPHGSRFANSFDPASLGLSFPARLLFPDSGAYAADGGAQQQHHHHQGNGNGMEQWAAAQMQSFPFLHAMDHQMSGNQPPASAMPTTMAAMQGMFHLGLQSGGGGGNGDDGGNQQFHHPPAKRDYHQQQQQDYPSSRGMYGDVVNGNGGGFNFYSSTSNAAGN